In the genome of Bosea sp. BIWAKO-01, the window CCCGCCGAGAGCAAGGCTGTGCGGCAGGTTCTCGGCGATCAGCTTCGCCACCGGCTGGCGCAGCACGATCGCATCACCAAGGTCGCCGGTCACGACCTTGCCGAGCCAGCGCAGATATTGAGCAATGAGGGGCTGATCCAGCCCGTATCGCGCAATCATCTGCGCCTGCTGCTCGGGCGACGACCCGACCTGGATGATGTGGTCGAGCGGGTCGCCCGGCACGAGATGGATGATCAGGAAGATCACCAGCGACACGGCCAGGAAAACCGGCACGAGCAGAAGCAGTCGCTTGATCGCGAATTGAAGCAAGGCGCCCTCTCCCGCTCGAACCGGTCCGCGAACCCGTCAGTTGACGGGTTCGATATCGACGATCGACTGGCTCGACAGACCTGAACCGCGGATCTTCTCCGGCATGGTGACGCGCTTGCCGTGAGCGAAGAGCTGGACCGGCTGGTAGATCGGCGCGAACGGATACTGGGACAGCACGTATTCGTGGTACTTGGTGAAGTTGACGACGCGCTCATCCCAATTGCGCGACTTGTTCATGGCGATGTCGTTCAGCTTCTCGGCCTCGGGATCGTTGAACATCGAGACATTGGGATAGCCGAGGCGCTTGGCGCTGAAGAACCAGTCGACGATATCGGCATTGGTCCAGAGATAGGCGCGGACCGCGAGCTGATGGTCGGTCTTCTTGCGGTATTGCGAGTTGATGGTGCTGGAATCGAGGATCGTGATGTCGGCCTGCATGCCGACCGCCTTGAGCTGGGCTTGAAGAACCTCGGCCAGTCGCTTGAATTCCGTGCCATTCTGGGCCCAGAACTTGACCTGGAGCGGCTTGCCGTCCTTGACGCGGATGCCGTTGGGTCCGGGTTTCCAGCCCGCCTCGGCGAAAAGCCGCTTCGAGCGCTCGGGGTCGTAGCTGATCTTGTATTTCGGATCGACCTTCGATTCCTGCAGCGAGGAGATCAGGAAGGTGTCGGCCACTTCGCCGAGCCCGCCATAGAGGCTCTTCATGATCTCCGCCTGGTTCACGGCGAAGGCGGTCGCCTCGCGAACCTTGATGTCGGTGAAGGGCTCCACGCTGGTGTTGATCGGCATGTAGACCAGCTCGGTGCCCGGGATCGTCACCACCTTGATCGACTTGTCGGCCTGCATGCGCGGCAGGAAGTCCGTTGGGACGGCGACGATCAGGTCGGCGCCACCGGTCTTCAGCTCGAGATAGGCAGTCGATTCCTCGGCGATCTCGCGAAAGGTCAGCTTCTTGAACTTGGCCGGCCCCTGGTTCTTCGAAAGGTCGGAGGCCCAGGCATAGTCGTCATTGCGAACAAGTACGGTCTGCTGGCCGACCGTGAACTGCTGCAGCTTGTAGGGGCCGGTGCCGACGGCCTCGCTGACGCCGAACTTGTCGCCGAGCGCCTGATAGGATTTCGGCTCGGGAATGCACATGAACGAGCTCGCGAGGTTCGAGAGCAGGTTCGGGTCAGGGTTCTTCATGTGGAAGCGCACGGTGAGGTCGTCGACGACCTCGACGCGCTCGATCGCCTCGACCGTGAAGGCATTCT includes:
- a CDS encoding ABC transporter substrate-binding protein → MTKMKVRGAALALALAGTAISGALSAVVAQEATFVLTARWVGAPTYNPIKATKLNTATTLIYDRLVLQDADQSFHGQLATSWETSADGMQWTFKLKPGVKFHNGEPFNAKTIEWWVPQFKGTENAFTVEAIERVEVVDDLTVRFHMKNPDPNLLSNLASSFMCIPEPKSYQALGDKFGVSEAVGTGPYKLQQFTVGQQTVLVRNDDYAWASDLSKNQGPAKFKKLTFREIAEESTAYLELKTGGADLIVAVPTDFLPRMQADKSIKVVTIPGTELVYMPINTSVEPFTDIKVREATAFAVNQAEIMKSLYGGLGEVADTFLISSLQESKVDPKYKISYDPERSKRLFAEAGWKPGPNGIRVKDGKPLQVKFWAQNGTEFKRLAEVLQAQLKAVGMQADITILDSSTINSQYRKKTDHQLAVRAYLWTNADIVDWFFSAKRLGYPNVSMFNDPEAEKLNDIAMNKSRNWDERVVNFTKYHEYVLSQYPFAPIYQPVQLFAHGKRVTMPEKIRGSGLSSQSIVDIEPVN